The proteins below are encoded in one region of Portunus trituberculatus isolate SZX2019 chromosome 17, ASM1759143v1, whole genome shotgun sequence:
- the LOC123505134 gene encoding neuroparsin-A-like produces MDNLRKAPYLIMIVSLLFFPSNIFSTPLCSSDNEVQPSECPHGTVTNRCGNTVCAKGLREPCMVYRWERDLCGGGTFCGCGFCMGCNNNLQCWDCESSAAGR; encoded by the exons ATGGACAATTTAAGAAAGGCGCCGTACCTGATCATGATCgtctcacttcttttctttccaag CAATATCTTCTCGACACCCTTGTGCAGCTCCGACAACGAGGTTCAGCCCAGTGAATGCCCTCATGGCACCGTGACGAACCGCTGTGGCAACACTGTTTGCGCCAAG GGCCTCAGAGAACCATGCATGGTGTACAGGTGGGAGCGGGACTTGTGTGGCGGCGGAACATTCTGTGGATGTGGATTTTGCATGGGATGCAACAACAATTTACAGTGCTGGGACTGTGAATCCTCAGCAGCAGGACGATAA